A part of Helicobacter ibis genomic DNA contains:
- a CDS encoding flagellar hook-basal body complex protein, with translation MIGSLYSGISGIKTHQFGIDVTSNNIANVNTTGFRANSPEFKSLFATSLDYINANSPISNDYNYGTTVGANPINSNDGSYVSADGQFNVAYSGKGWFVVGTNKNGTFDVKNQNYQNQQNYFTRDGSFSLDAEGYLVNSSGLYMYGINLGKIGEDGALTGTNNPAQDYAGLAGSNLEPLRIPKDLYYRPTLTTEVDLAVNLNRTKNPKPITSAFKDKDGNFDMQKFRDSDFGIFMDGSGKPIDAKNFKDIKISIEQDGKVTTHEFIYGDTGENGFKTVGELIDKIKEKTGLDVGLKLNDEGNPVDCSLYITNNSMQDMEIDISGKLADKLGISAKDKDLNSSFANSIESFGEGKEYKDGEYVKYNGMIFQKNGDGVSTGNPLEDEGGWSLVDSSAVPNYDKDKEYKENDLIVIDGTIYKRTAAELGVDEEGNPLPPNEDAQGWEAVGESVRGEIPAYEEGKSYDENSYVLHNGVLYKKINGAGSTNPSEDKNGWRAINGNSISSTSLNVPSYTSNTEIFSDTGEKFILKNEFVLVEQGDKEAVPPIPERWEVKTAIYDMEGKVMISDEVHTSEITFDAEGRPTAPAFDIPFLEGTINVDLTQADGKPTTNHAYTDSAIKAEWQDGTEAGLMKDIIINDDGVIIVNFTNGKNEPIGRFGLAAFVNDQGLSKVGGNLFEMNVTIRNGQTIVVSGPPLMAWNENGYANLKYGKVMDHMLETSNVDTGTALTDLIIYQRGYQMSSKAISTADQLMQEAIGLKK, from the coding sequence TAAGTGGTATAAAAACACATCAATTTGGTATTGATGTAACATCAAACAATATTGCAAATGTTAATACGACTGGTTTTAGAGCAAATTCACCAGAATTTAAGAGTTTGTTTGCTACTAGCTTGGATTATATAAATGCAAATTCACCAATATCAAATGATTACAACTACGGAACAACAGTTGGTGCAAATCCAATTAACTCAAATGATGGCTCTTATGTTAGTGCTGACGGTCAGTTTAATGTAGCATATAGTGGAAAAGGTTGGTTTGTAGTTGGGACAAACAAAAATGGTACATTTGATGTAAAGAATCAAAACTATCAAAACCAACAAAATTACTTTACAAGAGATGGTTCTTTTAGCCTTGATGCTGAAGGGTATTTGGTAAATTCTAGTGGATTATACATGTATGGTATAAACTTAGGAAAAATAGGTGAAGATGGTGCATTAACAGGCACAAATAATCCAGCACAAGATTATGCAGGACTTGCTGGGTCAAACTTAGAACCACTAAGAATCCCAAAAGACTTATATTATAGACCAACTCTTACTACTGAAGTTGATTTGGCAGTGAATTTAAATAGAACAAAAAATCCAAAACCTATTACTTCAGCATTCAAAGATAAAGATGGAAACTTTGATATGCAAAAGTTTAGAGATTCTGATTTTGGTATTTTTATGGATGGAAGCGGAAAGCCAATAGATGCTAAAAACTTCAAAGATATAAAAATATCAATAGAGCAAGATGGTAAGGTAACAACACATGAATTTATCTATGGCGATACTGGTGAGAATGGATTTAAGACTGTAGGTGAGCTAATTGATAAAATAAAAGAAAAAACCGGACTTGATGTTGGACTAAAGTTAAACGATGAGGGAAATCCCGTTGATTGTTCGCTATATATTACAAATAATAGTATGCAAGATATGGAAATTGACATTAGTGGGAAGTTGGCAGACAAACTTGGAATTAGCGCTAAAGATAAGGACTTAAACTCATCATTTGCAAATTCTATTGAAAGCTTTGGCGAAGGCAAAGAATACAAAGATGGAGAATATGTAAAATATAATGGAATGATTTTTCAAAAAAATGGAGATGGGGTAAGTACTGGTAATCCATTAGAAGATGAGGGTGGGTGGAGTCTTGTTGATTCAAGTGCTGTGCCTAATTATGATAAAGACAAAGAATATAAAGAAAATGATTTAATAGTAATAGATGGAACAATCTATAAAAGAACTGCAGCAGAATTAGGAGTAGATGAAGAAGGTAATCCTCTCCCACCAAATGAAGATGCACAAGGCTGGGAAGCAGTAGGCGAGAGTGTAAGAGGTGAGATTCCTGCTTATGAAGAGGGGAAGAGCTATGATGAAAATAGCTATGTTTTACACAATGGTGTGCTATATAAAAAAATAAATGGTGCTGGTTCTACGAATCCTAGTGAGGATAAGAATGGTTGGAGAGCTATAAATGGAAATTCTATTAGTAGCACAAGCCTAAATGTGCCTTCATATACATCAAATACAGAGATTTTTAGCGATACTGGTGAGAAATTTATTTTAAAAAATGAATTTGTATTAGTAGAGCAGGGAGATAAAGAAGCTGTGCCTCCAATACCAGAGAGATGGGAAGTTAAGACTGCTATTTATGATATGGAAGGCAAGGTTATGATAAGCGATGAAGTTCATACTAGTGAAATCACTTTTGATGCTGAAGGAAGACCTACTGCACCTGCTTTTGACATACCATTTTTAGAAGGAACTATAAATGTAGATTTAACACAAGCAGATGGCAAACCAACAACAAATCACGCATATACAGATTCAGCTATTAAAGCTGAGTGGCAAGATGGTACTGAAGCTGGGCTTATGAAAGATATAATTATAAATGATGATGGTGTGATTATTGTAAATTTTACCAATGGTAAAAATGAACCTATAGGTAGATTTGGACTTGCTGCCTTTGTAAATGATCAAGGATTAAGCAAGGTTGGTGGTAATTTATTTGAGATGAATGTAACTATAAGAAATGGACAGACGATTGTAGTTAGCGGACCACCACTTATGGCATGGAATGAAAATGGCTATGCAAATTTAAAATACGGAAAAGTAATGGATCATATGCTAGAGACAAGCAATGTAGATACAGGTACAGCACTAACTGACTTAATAATCTATCAAAGAGGTTATCAGATGAGCTCTAAAGCTATCTCAACTGCAGATCAGTTAATGCAAGAGGCAATAGGACTTAAGAAATAA
- a CDS encoding tyrosine-type recombinase/integrase, translating into MGYFIDFKDNFKDTLLFWIEKYTYSKLNSLSNHQVNNKNEISKVMNIFRNGIKDIETLSLACKKCRNVGIIGINTYINPLIKLYDYLLAIELESMKDIDEELLKEFLTIHTSSLSDASKKNHRMALINFFSFIDKQNSDDNGNSHTFKIELKNWNGLRGKSGNKLPAYMNENEIKRFIDSINTFSFKHKYSNSRNRLILKIIIYTGIRVGEALNLKPKDIMPENDNILKIIVRGKGNKQRMVLIKKEHIYNDLKEWLELRNNESEFLFCNNKGQKITQAFVSRIVETILMSSGIRKDKNGAHMLRHSFATLLYQKSQDLILVQEALGHASLETSRIYTHFDINKLKATTEII; encoded by the coding sequence ATGGGATATTTCATTGACTTTAAAGACAACTTCAAAGATACACTATTGTTTTGGATTGAAAAATACACATATAGCAAGCTAAATAGTCTATCAAATCATCAAGTAAATAATAAAAATGAAATATCAAAAGTGATGAATATCTTTAGGAATGGTATAAAAGATATAGAAACTCTATCTTTAGCATGTAAGAAATGTCGCAATGTTGGCATAATTGGGATTAATACTTATATAAATCCTCTAATAAAACTATATGATTATTTATTAGCCATAGAATTAGAAAGCATGAAAGATATAGATGAGGAATTACTAAAAGAATTTCTAACAATACACACAAGCTCACTATCTGATGCTTCGAAGAAAAATCACAGAATGGCATTAATAAATTTTTTTTCATTCATAGATAAACAAAATAGCGACGATAATGGTAATTCTCACACATTTAAAATCGAGCTTAAAAACTGGAATGGACTAAGGGGAAAGAGCGGAAACAAACTCCCTGCATACATGAATGAAAATGAAATAAAAAGATTCATAGATAGCATTAATACTTTTAGCTTTAAGCATAAATATAGCAATAGCCGAAATAGACTTATTTTAAAAATCATAATATACACAGGGATACGTGTCGGAGAAGCCTTGAATCTAAAACCAAAAGACATCATGCCAGAAAATGACAATATACTTAAAATAATAGTAAGAGGCAAAGGCAATAAACAAAGAATGGTTCTAATAAAAAAAGAACATATATACAATGACTTAAAAGAATGGTTAGAGTTAAGAAATAATGAAAGTGAATTTCTATTTTGCAACAACAAAGGTCAAAAGATTACACAAGCATTTGTAAGCAGAATTGTAGAGACAATTTTAATGTCAAGCGGTATAAGAAAGGACAAAAATGGGGCACATATGCTAAGACATTCCTTTGCTACACTTCTGTATCAAAAAAGCCAAGATTTAATCTTAGTCCAAGAAGCATTAGGACATGCAAGTTTAGAAACTTCAAGAATCTACACTCACTTTGATATAAATAAATTAAAAGCAACAACAGAAATAATCTAA